One window of the Pseudomonas sihuiensis genome contains the following:
- a CDS encoding AraC family transcriptional regulator, translating into MQYKLNAATRAERIPIEQWWELLEQLAETSGDPLVGLRVGRHARLQDAGVLGYLAASCATLGEALQRMQHYQALLQNLSFVWLRADGPHLHLGWAGDKGPSTDASNDVLVSGMLTVLDTLVSPHRVRPVQIEFPRPATANRTIHERALGCRVHFGGDTLAITIRLADLGLPINSQDAHLRQLLDQQAAAMLESLAHPDAFLIEFQRAMMRGLEEGALSMQWLSRQQQTPVRSLYRALRQRDRTYKGMLDELRQQLAKQYLADPALSLSEIALMLGYSEQSAFSRAFRGWYGETPLRYRKKPTGGKC; encoded by the coding sequence TTGCAGTACAAGCTGAATGCGGCGACCCGGGCCGAGCGCATCCCCATCGAGCAGTGGTGGGAACTGCTGGAGCAACTGGCCGAGACCAGCGGCGATCCCCTGGTCGGCCTGCGCGTCGGTCGTCACGCCAGGTTGCAGGACGCTGGCGTGCTCGGCTATCTGGCGGCCTCCTGCGCGACGCTGGGTGAGGCCTTGCAGCGCATGCAGCATTATCAGGCCCTGCTGCAGAATCTGTCCTTTGTCTGGCTGCGCGCGGACGGCCCCCATCTGCATCTGGGCTGGGCCGGCGATAAAGGCCCCTCGACCGATGCGTCGAATGATGTGCTGGTGTCCGGCATGCTGACCGTGCTGGATACCCTGGTATCACCACACCGGGTTCGGCCGGTGCAGATCGAATTCCCCAGGCCGGCGACCGCAAACCGGACAATCCACGAGCGAGCACTGGGCTGCCGGGTGCATTTTGGCGGTGACACCCTGGCCATTACCATCCGGCTTGCGGATCTGGGCTTGCCGATCAACAGCCAGGACGCGCATTTGCGTCAGCTGCTGGATCAGCAGGCAGCCGCGATGCTGGAAAGCCTGGCCCACCCCGATGCGTTCCTGATCGAATTCCAGCGCGCCATGATGCGGGGGCTGGAGGAGGGCGCGCTGAGCATGCAGTGGCTGTCGCGGCAGCAGCAAACACCGGTTCGTTCGCTGTACCGCGCCCTGCGGCAACGTGACAGAACCTACAAGGGCATGCTGGATGAGCTGCGCCAGCAACTGGCCAAACAGTACCTGGCCGACCCGGCCTTGTCGCTGAGCGAGATTGCGCTGATGCTTGGCTATTCGGAACAAAGCGCGTTCAGCCGCGCCTTCCGGGGCTGGTACGGGGAGACGCCGCTGCGCTACCGAAAGAAGCCGACGGGCGGAAAGTGCTGA
- a CDS encoding GldG family protein encodes MKKLIYSGAGLLLIAVAFLAFNLLAGLGLGGARLDLTEQKLYTISDGTKQILGELDEPINLYFFYSDKVAKDLPALRTYAQRVEEMLKAYQRQAGGKIRLHVIDPEPFSEDEDKAAEFGLQGIPLQQGGDSIYFGLAGTNGLDDTQVIPFFALDQEEHLEYELSRLVQTLAKPELPVVGVLSGLPMTGGFDMMARQPTPPWMVLEQVRQLFQIEQLKADVDQIPENVSMLWLVHPKNLPEQTLYAIDQFVLRGGKLMVFVDPYAEADTGDMPGEMAVDKASDIEPLFKAWGLRMVPDKVLGDGSYAMSVNRGQGQRPVRHAAWLSLPRKALDQTDIATAGLESVTVATAGILEPVEGAKTRFTPLMQSSEYAMPFDAQRFAMLSNPEELIRELEPTGERYTIAARIDGPAQSAFPDGIEGRKDGLKQADTINVIAVADTDILSDRMWVQVQDFFGQRMPQPWADNGSFTINALDNLTGSEALISVRSRGRFSRPFVVVEELQRAAEQRFRDKEQALQARLAETEQQLAALQQSDDPNPELTPEQQGALQRFIQQKLEIRKELREVRYQLNADIEALGRTLKIINIALVPALLTLGVLALWLWRRRRRA; translated from the coding sequence ATGAAAAAGCTGATCTATTCCGGCGCCGGGCTGCTGCTGATCGCGGTGGCCTTTCTCGCCTTCAACCTGCTGGCCGGCCTGGGCCTGGGCGGTGCCCGCCTGGACCTGACCGAGCAGAAGCTCTACACCATCTCCGATGGCACCAAGCAGATCCTTGGCGAGCTGGACGAGCCGATCAACCTGTACTTCTTCTACTCGGACAAGGTGGCCAAGGACCTGCCGGCGCTGCGCACCTACGCGCAGCGTGTGGAGGAGATGCTCAAGGCCTATCAGCGTCAGGCCGGCGGCAAGATCCGCCTGCACGTCATCGACCCCGAGCCGTTCTCCGAGGACGAGGACAAGGCTGCCGAATTCGGCCTGCAGGGCATCCCGCTGCAGCAGGGCGGCGACTCGATCTACTTCGGCCTGGCCGGCACCAACGGCCTGGATGACACCCAGGTGATCCCGTTCTTCGCTCTGGATCAGGAGGAGCATCTGGAATACGAGCTGAGCCGCCTGGTGCAGACCCTGGCCAAGCCGGAACTGCCGGTGGTTGGCGTGCTCTCCGGGCTGCCGATGACCGGCGGCTTCGACATGATGGCGCGGCAGCCGACGCCGCCGTGGATGGTGCTGGAGCAGGTGCGCCAGTTGTTTCAGATCGAGCAGCTCAAGGCCGATGTCGATCAGATTCCCGAGAACGTCTCGATGCTCTGGCTGGTGCATCCGAAGAACCTGCCCGAGCAGACCCTGTACGCCATCGACCAGTTCGTGCTGCGCGGCGGCAAGCTGATGGTATTCGTCGACCCTTACGCCGAGGCTGATACCGGCGATATGCCGGGTGAGATGGCGGTGGACAAGGCGTCCGATATCGAGCCTCTGTTCAAGGCCTGGGGCTTGCGCATGGTGCCGGACAAGGTGCTTGGCGATGGCTCCTACGCCATGTCGGTCAACCGTGGTCAGGGCCAGCGTCCGGTGCGTCACGCTGCCTGGCTGAGCCTGCCGCGCAAGGCGCTGGATCAGACCGATATCGCCACGGCTGGGCTGGAGAGCGTCACCGTTGCCACGGCTGGCATTCTCGAACCGGTGGAGGGGGCGAAGACGCGCTTTACCCCGCTGATGCAGAGTTCCGAATACGCCATGCCCTTCGACGCCCAGCGTTTCGCCATGCTCAGCAACCCCGAGGAGCTGATCCGCGAACTGGAGCCGACCGGCGAGCGCTACACCATCGCCGCGCGCATCGATGGCCCGGCGCAGAGCGCCTTCCCCGATGGCATCGAAGGACGCAAGGACGGCCTCAAGCAGGCGGACACCATCAACGTCATCGCCGTGGCCGATACCGACATTCTCAGCGACCGCATGTGGGTGCAGGTGCAGGACTTCTTCGGCCAGCGCATGCCGCAGCCCTGGGCGGACAACGGCAGCTTCACCATCAACGCGCTGGACAACCTGACCGGCTCCGAGGCGCTGATCAGCGTGCGTTCGCGTGGCCGTTTCAGTCGGCCGTTCGTGGTGGTCGAGGAGCTGCAGCGCGCCGCCGAACAGCGTTTCCGTGACAAGGAGCAGGCACTGCAGGCACGCCTGGCCGAAACCGAGCAGCAACTGGCGGCGCTACAGCAAAGCGACGATCCAAACCCGGAGCTCACGCCTGAGCAGCAGGGCGCGTTGCAGCGCTTCATCCAGCAGAAGCTGGAGATTCGCAAGGAGCTGCGCGAGGTGCGCTACCAGCTCAATGCCGATATCGAGGCGCTGGGCCGCACGCTGAAGATCATTAATATCGCCCTGGTGCCGGCGCTGCTGACCCTGGGCGTGTTGGCGTTGTGGCTGTGGCGGCGCCGTCGTCGCGCGTGA
- a CDS encoding DUF4345 domain-containing protein, which translates to MKTAAKVFLILNAVAFMFIGINTTLDPGAAMAALDLSPRTVTASNEIRSIYGGMHFSFGCMMLAGALISGLTRHALWFCAAFLGGLVAGRVSSLLLDGQPNTLANQLLVFESLALIAAAFLQHGVRLRLAGGNA; encoded by the coding sequence ATGAAAACCGCGGCCAAGGTTTTTCTGATCCTCAACGCCGTCGCGTTCATGTTCATCGGCATCAACACGACGCTGGATCCGGGGGCGGCCATGGCCGCCCTGGATCTTTCGCCCCGGACCGTGACGGCATCCAACGAGATCCGCTCCATCTACGGCGGCATGCATTTCAGCTTCGGCTGCATGATGCTGGCGGGTGCGCTGATCTCCGGCCTGACGCGCCATGCACTGTGGTTTTGTGCCGCCTTTCTCGGCGGCCTGGTGGCCGGGCGAGTCTCCAGCCTGCTGCTGGATGGGCAACCCAACACGCTGGCCAACCAGCTACTGGTGTTTGAAAGCCTGGCCCTCATCGCGGCGGCCTTCCTGCAGCACGGCGTCCGCTTGCGCCTTGCTGGCGGTAATGCGTGA
- a CDS encoding DUF4340 domain-containing protein, translating to MGRKGLIALIIIVLLCVLGYLAVQRGQQQSTAQVESAPWLAAEQGYLNTLQALEIEAPGQPSVRIERREDGWVVPAKADYPAAPQALAELLRALREARTQEAKTANPQWHARLGLAEEGAADEQALRLKLHFDGHPDLGLRLGNPSQQGSGQLVRRAGENQVWLIDQQLQVPTRELDWLDRRVTDIPFTRIARLELRYADGEKLTLTRADAQQYNFAVAELRKEQKLSFEGAANGVALVFSNLQFADAAPLSQIGFKQAPVLQFSLSGFAEEKLEGALYKQGEQYWLVLGEREGFNAAEVSARSDWAYRLEPDQVQRLAKKLRDLLVKSP from the coding sequence ATGGGACGTAAAGGTCTGATCGCATTGATCATCATCGTGCTGCTGTGCGTGCTGGGTTACCTGGCCGTGCAGCGCGGCCAGCAGCAGAGCACGGCGCAAGTCGAGTCGGCGCCCTGGCTGGCAGCCGAACAGGGCTATCTGAATACGCTGCAGGCGCTGGAGATCGAGGCGCCGGGGCAGCCCTCGGTACGCATCGAGCGGCGTGAAGATGGTTGGGTGGTGCCGGCGAAGGCCGACTATCCGGCGGCGCCGCAAGCGCTGGCCGAACTGCTGCGGGCATTGCGTGAGGCGCGCACGCAGGAGGCCAAGACTGCCAACCCGCAGTGGCATGCTCGTTTGGGACTGGCCGAGGAGGGGGCGGCTGATGAGCAGGCGCTGCGTCTGAAGCTGCACTTCGACGGCCATCCCGACCTGGGGCTGCGCTTGGGTAATCCGTCTCAGCAAGGCAGTGGGCAACTGGTGCGTCGTGCCGGCGAGAATCAGGTCTGGCTGATCGATCAGCAGTTGCAGGTGCCGACGCGTGAGCTGGACTGGCTGGATCGACGTGTCACCGACATTCCCTTCACGCGCATCGCGCGCCTTGAGCTGCGCTACGCCGATGGCGAGAAACTTACCCTGACGCGTGCCGATGCCCAGCAGTACAACTTCGCTGTCGCAGAGCTGCGCAAGGAGCAGAAACTCAGCTTCGAGGGTGCGGCCAATGGTGTCGCACTGGTCTTCTCCAACCTGCAGTTCGCTGATGCTGCGCCGCTTTCGCAGATAGGTTTCAAGCAGGCGCCGGTGCTGCAGTTCAGCCTCAGTGGTTTTGCCGAGGAAAAGCTCGAAGGAGCGTTGTACAAGCAGGGTGAGCAGTATTGGTTGGTGCTTGGCGAGCGTGAAGGTTTCAACGCCGCAGAGGTGAGTGCGCGCAGTGACTGGGCATATCGACTGGAGCCTGATCAGGTGCAGCGGCTGGCGAAGAAGTTGCGCGATCTGTTAGTCAAAAGCCCATAA
- a CDS encoding ABC transporter permease subunit, with protein MTQLPVIFKRELASYFATPLAYVFIVIFLVLSGVFTFYLGGFFEGGQANLSAFFNFHPWLYLFLVPAIAMRLWAEERKSGSIELLMTLPITRFEAVTGKFLAAWVFAGIALLLTFPMVITVNYLGEPDNGAIVTGYIGSWLLAGAYLAIGSCMSALSKNQVIAFILAVSACFLFIVSGFPMVLDAFAWAPQWLVDAIASLSFLVRFDAISKGVIDLRDLLYFLSLIAAWLTATAVVIDLKKAD; from the coding sequence ATGACCCAGTTGCCCGTGATCTTCAAGCGCGAGCTGGCGAGCTATTTCGCCACGCCGCTGGCCTATGTGTTCATCGTCATCTTCCTGGTGCTGTCCGGGGTGTTCACCTTCTACCTGGGCGGCTTCTTCGAGGGCGGCCAGGCCAATCTTTCCGCCTTCTTCAACTTCCACCCCTGGCTCTATCTGTTCCTAGTGCCGGCCATTGCCATGCGCCTGTGGGCGGAGGAGCGCAAGTCCGGCTCCATCGAGCTCTTGATGACCCTGCCGATCACCCGCTTCGAGGCGGTCACCGGCAAGTTCCTGGCGGCCTGGGTGTTCGCCGGCATCGCGCTGCTGCTGACCTTCCCGATGGTCATCACGGTCAACTACCTGGGCGAGCCGGACAACGGCGCCATCGTCACCGGCTATATCGGTAGCTGGCTGCTGGCCGGCGCGTATCTGGCCATCGGCTCGTGCATGTCGGCGCTGAGCAAGAATCAGGTGATCGCCTTCATCCTGGCGGTCAGCGCCTGCTTCCTGTTCATCGTCAGCGGCTTTCCCATGGTGCTCGACGCCTTCGCCTGGGCGCCGCAGTGGCTGGTGGACGCCATCGCCTCGCTGAGCTTCCTGGTGCGCTTCGATGCCATCAGCAAGGGCGTGATCGATCTGCGCGACCTGCTGTATTTCCTCTCGCTGATCGCCGCCTGGCTGACCGCCACCGCCGTGGTCATCGATCTGAAGAAAGCTGACTGA
- a CDS encoding ABC transporter ATP-binding protein gives MIDIRNLTKRFAQHTAVDDLSFQVQPGEVLGFLGPNGAGKSTTMKMLTGFLAPTSGTASILGCDIQTQTLEAQRQIGYLPEGAPCYGDMTVRGFLDFIAEVRGFRGAEKTLRVQRAVEQVELEKVLEQSIETLSKGFKRRVGLAQAILHDPRVLILDEPTDGLDPNQKHQVRQLIQGLARDKIVIISTHILEEVTALCTRAVVIAQGRLLADGTPLELESRSRYHQAVTLVADEALDQAALAALPGVAGVEENAREHSLSVLAQPGEVIFPQVNALIAERGWKVKELNVERGRLDEVFRTLTRGEQP, from the coding sequence ATGATCGATATAAGAAACCTGACCAAGCGTTTTGCGCAGCACACGGCAGTCGATGACTTGTCGTTCCAGGTCCAGCCAGGGGAAGTGCTGGGCTTTCTCGGCCCCAACGGGGCCGGCAAATCCACCACCATGAAGATGCTCACCGGCTTTCTCGCGCCGACCTCCGGCACGGCGAGCATCCTCGGTTGCGATATCCAGACCCAGACCCTCGAAGCCCAGCGGCAGATCGGTTATCTGCCGGAAGGCGCGCCTTGCTATGGCGATATGACGGTGCGCGGTTTTCTCGACTTTATTGCCGAGGTGCGCGGTTTTCGCGGTGCCGAGAAGACGCTGCGCGTGCAGCGCGCGGTGGAGCAGGTGGAGCTGGAAAAGGTGCTGGAGCAGAGCATCGAGACGCTGTCCAAGGGCTTCAAGCGCCGCGTCGGCCTGGCCCAGGCGATCCTGCATGACCCGCGCGTGCTGATCCTCGACGAGCCCACCGATGGCCTCGACCCGAACCAGAAGCACCAGGTGCGCCAGCTCATTCAGGGCCTGGCGCGCGACAAGATCGTGATCATTTCCACCCACATCCTCGAAGAGGTCACGGCGCTGTGCACCCGCGCGGTGGTGATCGCCCAGGGCCGCTTGCTGGCCGATGGCACGCCGCTGGAGCTGGAAAGCCGCTCGCGCTATCACCAGGCGGTGACGCTGGTGGCCGATGAGGCACTGGATCAGGCAGCTCTTGCGGCGCTGCCGGGTGTCGCCGGTGTCGAGGAAAACGCCCGCGAACACAGCCTGAGCGTGCTGGCGCAGCCGGGCGAGGTGATCTTCCCGCAGGTCAATGCGCTGATTGCCGAACGCGGCTGGAAGGTCAAGGAACTCAACGTGGAACGCGGCCGCCTGGATGAAGTGTTCCGCACGCTGACCCGGGGAGAGCAGCCATGA
- a CDS encoding sterol desaturase family protein produces the protein METVFQPVVAAMTALFGRPPTMNEMILIPMIPVFGSAFLFEWLYFRRKTGSWNTGQGQPFWTREVLANFSLGVGYYVSGGLMNLLFVAALFTVVWDHRFYTIPINVGTIILAFFVQELCYYWYHRTAHRVRWFWTQHVSHHTGEIMNMSTAARQSILNGIVGTWMFYVPAVLAGFTPELMLGLLGANLAFQWFVHTESVPRLHPWVEWWINTPSNHRVHHGRNAQYIDKNYGGVIMLYDHLFGSYEPEQEKVEYGTPRQIKSHNWWVLNTHEFVDMFRDAMAPGPIGERLKHFWKPPAWQREGHQPIHTWTVERHDEVMVR, from the coding sequence ATGGAAACAGTATTTCAGCCGGTCGTAGCAGCCATGACGGCCCTGTTCGGTCGCCCGCCCACCATGAACGAGATGATTCTGATCCCGATGATCCCCGTCTTCGGCAGTGCATTCCTGTTCGAATGGCTGTATTTCCGCCGCAAAACTGGCAGCTGGAACACCGGGCAGGGGCAGCCATTCTGGACGCGCGAGGTGCTGGCGAATTTCTCGCTCGGCGTGGGCTACTACGTATCCGGCGGCCTGATGAACCTGCTGTTCGTTGCCGCCCTGTTCACGGTGGTCTGGGACCACCGTTTCTATACCATCCCGATCAACGTCGGCACCATCATCCTGGCCTTCTTCGTCCAGGAGCTGTGCTACTACTGGTATCACCGCACCGCCCATCGCGTGCGCTGGTTCTGGACCCAGCACGTCTCGCACCACACCGGCGAGATCATGAACATGTCGACCGCCGCGCGGCAGAGCATCCTGAACGGCATCGTCGGCACCTGGATGTTCTATGTGCCGGCCGTCCTGGCGGGCTTCACCCCGGAGCTGATGCTCGGCCTGCTCGGCGCCAACCTCGCCTTCCAGTGGTTCGTGCACACCGAATCGGTGCCCAGGTTGCACCCCTGGGTCGAATGGTGGATCAACACGCCCTCCAACCACCGCGTGCACCACGGGCGCAACGCGCAGTACATCGACAAGAACTACGGCGGCGTGATCATGCTGTATGACCACTTGTTCGGCAGCTACGAGCCCGAGCAGGAAAAAGTGGAATACGGCACCCCGCGGCAGATCAAGAGCCACAACTGGTGGGTGTTGAACACGCACGAGTTCGTTGACATGTTTCGCGACGCGATGGCGCCCGGGCCGATCGGTGAGCGGCTGAAGCACTTCTGGAAGCCGCCGGCCTGGCAACGCGAGGGCCACCAGCCCATCCATACCTGGACCGTCGAACGGCATGATGAAGTGATGGTTCGATGA
- a CDS encoding integron integrase: MDDGKPKLLDQLRQQIRVRNYSIRTEAVYAEWVKRYIRFHHYRHPAEMGAAEIEAFLTHLAVKRDVSASTQNQALAALLFLYKEVLKLDLPWLQGVVRAKKPKHLPVVLTRSEVDALLAQLQGDSWIVANLLYGAGLRLLEALRLRVKDVDFTRREIIVRDGKGQKDRVTMLPMRVVEPLRQHLNKVQRLHQGDLAEGFGEANLPFALARKYPNAAKEWGWQFVFPSGNRSQDPRGYGIYRHHLHEKTIQRAVREAARRAGLIKHATPHSLRHSFATHLLEAGQDIRTVQELLGHADIRTTQIYTHVLNRGGLAVLSPLDR; encoded by the coding sequence ATGGATGACGGCAAGCCCAAGCTGCTGGATCAACTGCGCCAGCAAATTCGAGTCAGAAACTATTCCATCCGTACCGAAGCTGTCTATGCCGAATGGGTAAAGCGCTACATCCGCTTTCACCACTATCGGCATCCGGCAGAGATGGGCGCGGCGGAGATCGAGGCTTTTCTGACCCATCTTGCGGTTAAGCGCGACGTGTCTGCCTCGACACAGAACCAGGCTTTGGCCGCTCTGCTATTCCTCTACAAGGAAGTGCTCAAGCTGGATTTGCCTTGGTTGCAGGGGGTCGTACGGGCGAAGAAACCCAAGCATTTGCCGGTGGTGCTTACCCGTAGTGAGGTCGATGCCCTGTTGGCCCAACTGCAGGGCGATAGCTGGATCGTTGCGAATCTGCTCTATGGTGCTGGATTGCGATTGCTTGAGGCGCTTCGGCTACGAGTCAAGGATGTCGACTTTACCCGGCGAGAAATCATCGTGCGTGATGGTAAGGGCCAGAAAGATCGGGTAACCATGCTGCCAATGCGTGTCGTCGAGCCGTTACGGCAACATTTGAACAAGGTGCAGCGCCTGCATCAGGGCGATCTGGCCGAAGGCTTTGGCGAAGCTAATTTGCCGTTCGCGCTGGCGCGCAAGTATCCGAATGCGGCGAAGGAGTGGGGATGGCAGTTCGTTTTCCCGTCTGGCAATCGCTCTCAGGATCCACGCGGGTACGGCATTTATCGCCATCACCTGCATGAGAAAACCATCCAGAGGGCGGTGCGTGAGGCGGCGCGGCGTGCTGGCTTGATCAAGCATGCGACGCCACATTCGTTGCGTCATTCCTTTGCCACGCATCTTCTGGAAGCAGGCCAGGATATTCGCACCGTGCAAGAGTTGCTCGGTCATGCGGACATCAGAACCACGCAGATCTACACCCATGTGCTCAACCGAGGTGGCCTGGCGGTGTTGAGCCCTCTGGATCGCTGA
- a CDS encoding cold-shock protein, with protein MADRETGTVKWFNDSKGYGFIQRESGPDVFVHYRAIRGDGHRTLVEGQKVEFGVTQGQKGLQAEDVSAV; from the coding sequence ATGGCAGATCGTGAGACGGGAACCGTCAAATGGTTCAATGATTCCAAGGGTTACGGGTTTATTCAGCGCGAAAGCGGCCCGGACGTATTCGTTCACTACCGCGCCATTCGTGGCGACGGCCACCGCACCCTGGTCGAAGGCCAGAAGGTCGAGTTCGGTGTGACCCAGGGCCAGAAAGGCCTGCAGGCGGAAGACGTCTCCGCGGTCTGA